In one Cloacibacillus porcorum genomic region, the following are encoded:
- a CDS encoding iron-containing alcohol dehydrogenase, whose protein sequence is MFYHQKNTCYETHTRMVVGTNCIEQLPEEIKACGGEKILIVSDPNVSKTEFYANCIDYIKKSGCPYLVWNEAEEEAPLRNVDTVCGILLKNACNLMIAVGGGSVIDICKLAGVLATNGGKGPDWAGYEKYSIPPMTLFTIPTTAGTSAEVTNMAVVHDEEKNVKFTVGHRILGAAKVTFLDGNSIESCPRGQIACCGIDALSHSFESYIALNANPITEALSLSGVRLISRNLRAVYGNSSNRQAALDLIVGSAMGGLAFNNTGCGNMHCIGRHVGPQLHINHGLSIALVMPSVAKFNFPAQMEKYRRIAEAMDLDVRGVPLADVGEIVVNGLKKLISDVGITVKMSDFKPSVEDFEKIAQDSYTQYQKFYHYRNPVKMTFKDYMMILEDCCK, encoded by the coding sequence ATGTTTTATCACCAGAAAAACACCTGCTATGAGACCCATACAAGAATGGTTGTGGGAACGAACTGTATAGAACAGCTTCCCGAGGAGATAAAAGCCTGCGGCGGCGAAAAAATTCTGATCGTTTCCGACCCAAATGTCAGCAAAACGGAGTTTTATGCGAACTGCATCGACTATATTAAAAAGAGCGGATGCCCCTATCTCGTATGGAATGAGGCGGAGGAAGAGGCTCCGCTGCGCAATGTCGACACGGTCTGCGGGATACTGCTGAAAAATGCCTGTAATTTAATGATCGCGGTTGGCGGCGGCAGCGTTATCGACATCTGCAAACTGGCCGGCGTCCTCGCTACAAACGGAGGTAAGGGGCCTGATTGGGCCGGATACGAGAAATACTCGATACCGCCGATGACGCTTTTTACAATACCGACGACGGCGGGAACCTCCGCTGAAGTAACGAATATGGCGGTGGTGCACGACGAAGAAAAGAACGTTAAATTCACCGTAGGACACCGCATATTGGGGGCGGCAAAGGTCACTTTCCTTGATGGAAACAGCATCGAAAGCTGCCCGCGCGGACAGATCGCCTGCTGCGGCATCGATGCGCTGAGCCATAGCTTTGAATCTTACATAGCGCTGAATGCGAATCCGATTACGGAGGCGCTTTCCCTCTCCGGGGTCAGGCTGATAAGCCGCAATCTGCGGGCAGTTTACGGCAACAGCAGCAACCGGCAGGCCGCGCTTGACCTTATAGTGGGCAGCGCTATGGGTGGACTTGCCTTCAATAACACCGGGTGCGGCAATATGCACTGCATTGGAAGACATGTGGGGCCCCAGTTACATATCAACCACGGCCTGTCTATCGCGCTTGTAATGCCGTCTGTGGCCAAATTTAATTTTCCGGCGCAGATGGAGAAATATCGCCGTATTGCGGAGGCCATGGATTTGGACGTGCGCGGCGTACCTCTTGCCGATGTCGGAGAAATTGTTGTCAATGGATTGAAGAAACTTATCAGTGACGTCGGCATCACTGTAAAAATGTCAGATTTCAAGCCCTCAGTGGAAGATTTTGAAAAGATAGCTCAAGACAGCTACACACAATATCAGAAATTCTATCACTACAGAAACCCGGTAAAGATGACGTTCAAAGATTATATGATGATTTTGGAGGACTGCTGCAAATGA